From Catenulispora sp. EB89, the proteins below share one genomic window:
- a CDS encoding BTAD domain-containing putative transcriptional regulator: MRFRLLGPLEVVDVTGRWQPVAGPRQRILLATLLLHANTPVSVDQLAETVWDGVPPAGYAQTLRSHVMRLRRSLQEQDAERLQTRAPGYTLEVPESELDTHRFESLCHEAGEHLRAGAWGEVDDTTGRALGLWRAQPLLDVSSQLLARTVLPRLEYLRLQLLEFRFEAALRMGRDHVLVPQLQSLVAVHPLHERFHAQLMLSLSRTGRRVEALDAYRTARRILIDELGVEPGPEMARVHQSILSGDDPVFGRAA, encoded by the coding sequence ATGAGGTTCAGGCTTCTTGGTCCTTTGGAGGTCGTCGACGTCACCGGTCGATGGCAGCCCGTCGCCGGACCCCGGCAGCGGATTCTGTTGGCGACACTGCTTCTGCACGCCAACACCCCGGTCTCGGTGGATCAGCTCGCTGAGACGGTGTGGGACGGCGTGCCGCCGGCCGGGTACGCGCAGACGTTGCGCAGCCACGTCATGCGCCTGCGCCGCAGCCTGCAGGAACAGGACGCGGAACGGCTCCAGACCCGGGCGCCCGGATACACGCTTGAGGTTCCGGAGTCCGAGCTCGACACGCACCGCTTCGAGAGCCTGTGCCACGAGGCCGGCGAACACCTGCGCGCGGGCGCCTGGGGCGAGGTCGACGACACGACGGGGCGGGCTCTGGGGCTGTGGCGCGCGCAGCCGCTGTTGGACGTGTCGTCGCAACTGCTCGCCCGGACGGTGTTGCCGCGCTTGGAGTACCTGCGGCTCCAGCTGCTGGAGTTCCGGTTCGAAGCGGCACTGCGGATGGGGCGGGATCACGTGTTGGTGCCCCAGCTCCAGTCGCTCGTCGCGGTTCATCCGCTGCACGAGCGTTTCCACGCGCAGCTGATGCTGTCGCTGTCCCGGACGGGACGCCGCGTCGAAGCGCTCGACGCGTACCGGACGGCGCGGCGCATCCTCATCGACGAGCTCGGCGTGGAGCCGGGGCCGGAGATGGCTCGCGTGCACCAGAGCATTCTGTCGGGCGACGATCCGGTGTTCGGTCGGGCGGCCTGA